One segment of Curtobacterium sp. MR_MD2014 DNA contains the following:
- a CDS encoding glycosyltransferase family 87 protein, with protein sequence MSRRPRAASVPTTAVVSTVLSVVGVLALAGVIAFGITHLGFLRAGHRAPFVAWTLIAWAVFAGAVVAVRFVPREWTTRIVLGGAVVVGIAALVGPPNTSTDSARYAWDGIVQHAGISPYAHTPQSNALADLRPDWLFPDKIDGTCKPLEPRMRGLGDGADGHCVAINRPDVTTIYPPMAQLWFAGVRAFVPATAQYMPFQVAGLLVSLGVTIGLVAVLRRVGRPTWWAALWAWSPLVASEAVTNSHVDVVGAALATAGVVLVAFGRPIWGGIALGAATATKLIPAIVYPPLLGRWRYWWAVPVGIATFALLYVPYVLTTGVKVLGYLPGYLSEEGYEDGSRFALVSSVIEGDAATIVVGLVVLLAAVVSWRLADPARPWSAEVFMIGVTFLAVTPRYPWYALLLIPFVVLSGRWEWMALNLAIALRGVWPSAPAFRWWLLAAVLVIVVVTLVRTRREDWVRWGRRLDPRWWRSVDPRTRDRIDAG encoded by the coding sequence ATGAGCAGACGACCGCGCGCCGCCTCCGTCCCGACGACCGCGGTCGTGTCGACCGTCCTGTCCGTCGTCGGCGTGCTGGCGCTGGCGGGTGTCATCGCCTTCGGCATCACGCATCTGGGGTTCCTCCGTGCCGGTCATCGTGCACCATTCGTTGCCTGGACGCTCATCGCTTGGGCGGTCTTCGCGGGAGCAGTGGTCGCCGTGCGGTTCGTGCCCCGCGAGTGGACGACCCGGATCGTCCTCGGTGGGGCGGTCGTGGTCGGCATCGCGGCGCTCGTCGGCCCGCCGAACACCAGTACCGACTCTGCCCGGTACGCCTGGGACGGCATCGTGCAACACGCCGGCATTTCACCGTACGCCCACACGCCGCAGTCGAACGCGCTGGCCGACCTGCGCCCGGACTGGCTGTTCCCGGACAAGATCGACGGCACCTGCAAGCCGCTCGAGCCGCGGATGCGCGGGCTCGGCGACGGGGCCGACGGGCACTGCGTCGCCATCAACCGGCCGGACGTGACCACGATCTACCCGCCGATGGCGCAGCTGTGGTTCGCCGGTGTGCGCGCCTTCGTGCCCGCGACCGCGCAGTACATGCCGTTCCAGGTCGCGGGACTCCTCGTCTCCCTCGGCGTCACGATCGGTCTGGTCGCGGTGCTCCGTCGCGTCGGCCGCCCGACCTGGTGGGCCGCGCTGTGGGCCTGGTCGCCGCTCGTCGCGTCCGAGGCGGTCACGAACTCGCACGTCGACGTCGTCGGTGCCGCCCTCGCCACGGCGGGCGTCGTGCTCGTCGCCTTCGGTCGGCCGATCTGGGGCGGGATCGCCCTCGGTGCGGCGACGGCCACCAAGCTCATCCCGGCGATCGTCTACCCGCCCCTGCTCGGCCGGTGGCGGTACTGGTGGGCGGTCCCCGTCGGCATCGCCACGTTCGCGCTGCTCTACGTGCCCTACGTGCTCACGACCGGCGTGAAGGTCCTCGGGTACCTGCCCGGCTACCTGTCCGAGGAGGGCTACGAGGACGGCTCCCGGTTCGCCCTGGTCTCGTCCGTGATCGAGGGCGATGCGGCGACGATCGTCGTCGGGCTCGTGGTGCTCCTGGCCGCCGTGGTGTCCTGGCGCCTCGCGGACCCCGCACGGCCGTGGTCCGCCGAGGTGTTCATGATCGGTGTGACCTTCCTCGCCGTGACCCCGCGGTACCCCTGGTACGCGCTGCTCCTCATCCCCTTCGTGGTCCTCTCGGGTCGGTGGGAGTGGATGGCCCTGAACCTCGCCATCGCCCTGCGCGGGGTCTGGCCCTCGGCGCCCGCGTTCCGGTGGTGGCTCCTCGCCGCGGTGCTCGTGATCGTGGTCGTCACGCTCGTCCGCACCCGGCGCGAGGACTGGGTGCGCTGGGGACGACGACTCGACCCCCGTTGGTGGCGGTCCGTGGACCCCCGCACCCGCGACCGCATCGACGCGGGGTAG
- the moaA gene encoding GTP 3',8-cyclase MoaA, with protein MTARILPSTGLLRRVRSESPAIPPRPVDDPGLVDRFARRSVDLRVSLTERCNLRCTYCMPAEGLPVIPSDALMTAAEIDRLVGLAAGTLGVRKVRFTGGEPLLRADLVDIVRRCSAHDVELSITTNAIGLANRAQALADAGLRRVNVSLDTVDPDVFAEVTRRPFLDRVLEGIAAAADAGLGVKVNAVLLRGVNDHLAVDLLAWCLERGHELRFIEQMPLDPGHAWDGATMVTAEETRALLGEHYRLEPDEAPRDGAPAERYRVSTLDGEALGTVGVIASITESFCADCTRTRLTAEGHVRSCLFSDDEVDLLGPLRAGADDDVLLDTWRRAMWAKPRDHGDDADGIVHPSRGMSAIGG; from the coding sequence ATGACGGCGCGGATCCTGCCCTCGACCGGCCTGCTGCGCCGGGTGCGCAGCGAGTCGCCGGCCATCCCTCCTCGACCCGTCGACGACCCCGGGCTCGTCGACCGGTTCGCCCGGCGCTCCGTCGACCTGCGGGTCTCGCTCACCGAGCGCTGCAACCTCCGTTGCACGTACTGCATGCCGGCGGAGGGGCTGCCCGTGATCCCGTCGGACGCACTCATGACGGCGGCGGAGATCGACCGTCTGGTCGGCCTCGCCGCCGGCACCCTCGGCGTGCGCAAGGTCCGCTTCACCGGTGGTGAGCCGCTCCTGCGCGCCGACCTCGTCGACATCGTCCGTCGGTGCTCGGCCCACGACGTCGAACTGTCGATCACCACGAACGCGATCGGCCTGGCGAACCGCGCGCAGGCCCTGGCGGACGCCGGACTGCGCCGCGTCAACGTCTCGCTCGACACCGTCGACCCGGACGTCTTCGCCGAGGTCACCCGGCGCCCGTTCCTCGACCGCGTGCTCGAGGGCATCGCCGCCGCGGCGGACGCAGGCCTCGGGGTCAAGGTCAACGCCGTGCTGCTCCGCGGGGTGAACGACCACCTCGCCGTCGACCTGCTCGCCTGGTGCCTCGAGCGCGGGCACGAGCTGCGCTTCATCGAGCAGATGCCGCTCGACCCCGGGCACGCCTGGGACGGCGCCACCATGGTCACGGCGGAGGAGACCCGCGCCCTGCTCGGCGAGCACTACCGCCTCGAGCCCGACGAGGCGCCGCGTGACGGCGCCCCCGCCGAGCGGTACCGCGTGTCGACGCTCGACGGCGAAGCGCTCGGCACCGTCGGTGTGATCGCGAGCATCACCGAGTCGTTCTGCGCCGACTGCACCCGCACGCGCCTGACCGCCGAGGGACACGTGCGCTCCTGCCTGTTCTCGGACGACGAGGTCGACCTGCTCGGCCCCCTGCGCGCCGGCGCCGACGACGACGTCCTGCTCGACACCTGGCGACGCGCGATGTGGGCGAAGCCGCGGGACCACGGCGACGACGCGGACGGGATCGTGCACCCGTCCCGCGGCATGAGTGCGATCGGAGGCTGA
- a CDS encoding MoaD/ThiS family protein, whose amino-acid sequence MRFFAAARAAVGQDETTVAATTLDAALRGVTAADPDRWTALQERCSYLVDGVTTRDRSTSLDGVANVDVMPPFAGG is encoded by the coding sequence ATGCGGTTCTTCGCCGCGGCCCGCGCGGCCGTCGGCCAGGACGAGACCACGGTGGCCGCGACGACGCTCGATGCGGCACTGCGAGGTGTCACGGCGGCAGATCCGGACCGGTGGACGGCGTTGCAGGAGCGGTGCTCGTACCTCGTCGACGGGGTCACGACGCGCGACCGCTCGACGTCGCTCGACGGCGTCGCGAACGTCGACGTGATGCCCCCGTTCGCCGGCGGCTAG
- a CDS encoding ABC transporter ATP-binding protein, translated as MTGGGAGLVAHVLVPERDVDVRLTIGPDECVALVGPNGAGKSTVVEALAGLLRTRDGSVVLAGRDLTSVPTHRRRVGLVAQRPDLFAHRTVVGNVAFGPRATGAGRREARHRAARALAAVGASGLADRSPTTLSGGQAQRVAVARALATEPALLLLDEPTTALDVDARTEVRAALRAALRGRPTLLVTHDPLEAVTLADRVVVLQDGRVVEEGRTEAVLRQPRTPFSASFSGLVLVPGTATPTGIALDGGGELASATHTVPPGRPAVAALHPTAARVRRDGPGLARTVTAVEPRDGLVRVHAGDLVADVTVASAAALGLEPGVAVRVAVDPDEVSVAAPA; from the coding sequence GTGACGGGCGGTGGAGCGGGGCTCGTCGCGCACGTGCTCGTGCCCGAGCGGGACGTCGACGTGCGCCTGACCATCGGCCCCGACGAGTGCGTCGCGCTGGTCGGGCCGAACGGCGCCGGCAAGTCGACCGTCGTCGAGGCCCTCGCCGGCCTCCTCCGCACGCGCGACGGCAGCGTCGTGCTCGCGGGCCGCGACCTGACGTCCGTGCCGACGCACCGCCGCCGGGTCGGCCTGGTCGCACAGCGCCCGGACCTCTTCGCCCACCGCACGGTCGTCGGCAACGTCGCGTTCGGTCCGCGTGCCACCGGGGCCGGCCGCCGGGAGGCACGGCACCGCGCCGCCAGGGCCCTCGCCGCCGTCGGTGCGTCGGGTCTCGCCGACCGGTCACCGACCACGCTGTCCGGCGGGCAGGCGCAGCGTGTCGCGGTCGCCCGTGCCCTCGCGACGGAGCCCGCGCTGCTGCTGCTCGACGAGCCGACCACGGCGCTCGACGTCGACGCCCGCACCGAGGTCCGCGCGGCCCTGCGCGCCGCCCTGCGCGGACGCCCGACCCTCCTCGTCACGCACGACCCGCTCGAGGCCGTCACGCTCGCCGACCGCGTCGTCGTGCTGCAGGACGGCCGCGTCGTCGAGGAGGGGCGCACCGAGGCCGTCCTCCGGCAACCGCGCACGCCGTTCTCGGCGTCCTTCTCCGGACTGGTGCTCGTCCCCGGGACGGCCACACCGACCGGGATCGCGCTCGACGGCGGCGGTGAGCTGGCGTCCGCGACGCACACCGTGCCTCCCGGCCGACCCGCGGTCGCGGCCCTGCACCCGACCGCGGCGCGCGTGCGCCGTGACGGGCCGGGGCTGGCACGGACGGTGACCGCGGTGGAACCGCGTGACGGGCTGGTGCGGGTGCACGCGGGTGACCTGGTGGCCGACGTGACCGTCGCGTCGGCCGCGGCCCTCGGTCTGGAGCCGGGCGTGGCCGTGCGGGTCGCTGTCGACCCGGACGAGGTCAGCGTCGCCGCGCCCGCGTGA
- a CDS encoding ABC transporter permease, whose translation MTSRPPQRHQRTPVPWWLPVPAVLGGLFVVVPVAAMVGRVDWSSFVALVTAPASTTALGLSLGTAAAATGVAFVLGYPLAVLFARSTSRWVGVLRALVLLPLVLPPVVGGLALLAAFGRLGVLGAYLDEHGLRIAFTTTAVVTAQVFVSMPFLVSSIEGSLRTGGGRAERVAATLGAGPTRTFLTVTTPRVLPGITSGLVLCGARALGEFGATLTFAGSLQGVTRTLPLEVYLQREIDPDTAVALALVLVVVALVVIGTTTVRTRPVTT comes from the coding sequence ATGACGAGCAGGCCGCCCCAGCGCCACCAGCGGACCCCCGTGCCGTGGTGGCTCCCGGTCCCCGCGGTCCTCGGCGGACTGTTCGTCGTCGTGCCCGTGGCCGCGATGGTCGGTCGCGTCGACTGGTCGTCGTTCGTCGCCCTGGTCACGGCACCCGCGTCGACCACCGCGCTCGGGCTGAGCCTCGGCACCGCGGCCGCCGCCACCGGGGTCGCGTTCGTCCTCGGCTACCCGCTGGCGGTGCTGTTCGCCCGCTCGACCTCCCGCTGGGTCGGGGTCCTCCGTGCGCTCGTCCTCCTGCCGCTCGTGCTCCCGCCCGTGGTCGGCGGTCTCGCCCTGCTCGCTGCCTTCGGGCGGCTCGGCGTGCTCGGCGCGTACCTCGACGAGCACGGGCTCCGGATCGCCTTCACCACGACGGCGGTCGTGACGGCGCAGGTCTTCGTGTCGATGCCGTTCCTGGTGTCGTCGATCGAGGGCTCGCTCCGCACCGGCGGCGGTCGCGCCGAACGGGTCGCCGCCACGCTCGGCGCCGGACCGACCCGGACGTTCCTCACCGTCACGACGCCGCGCGTGCTCCCGGGCATCACCTCCGGCCTGGTGCTCTGCGGGGCGCGGGCGCTCGGCGAGTTCGGCGCCACCCTCACCTTCGCCGGCAGCCTGCAGGGGGTCACCCGGACGCTCCCGCTCGAGGTCTACCTGCAGCGCGAGATCGACCCGGACACCGCCGTCGCGCTCGCGCTCGTCCTCGTCGTGGTCGCCCTCGTCGTGATCGGGACGACGACGGTGCGCACCCGCCCGGTGACGACGTGA
- the modA gene encoding molybdate ABC transporter substrate-binding protein: MKTLLRTSAAIALVVVVGTSLAACTARPASGGATGSRATGTSASGTATGSTGPTGSITVFAAASLQRTFTELGEQYEQQHPGTTVTFSFAGSSDLVSQIRNGAPADVFASADEATMAKLATTDLATGWPRDFATNTLEIAVAPGNPERVADLRDLTASDLQVVTCAAPVPCGAATAEVERAAGVELRPVSEEQSVTDVLGKVESGQADAGLVYVTDVEGSGGKVEGVKFAESSEAVNTYPIGVLTESANPETAASFAAFVRSDAGRKVLTDAGFGAP, encoded by the coding sequence GTGAAGACGCTCCTGCGAACCTCTGCCGCGATCGCGCTCGTGGTCGTCGTCGGGACGAGCCTCGCCGCGTGCACGGCCCGGCCCGCCTCCGGCGGCGCAACGGGGAGCAGGGCGACGGGCACCTCGGCGAGCGGCACCGCCACGGGCAGCACGGGCCCGACCGGGTCGATCACGGTCTTCGCGGCCGCCTCGCTCCAGCGCACCTTCACGGAGCTCGGGGAGCAGTACGAGCAGCAGCACCCGGGGACCACGGTCACGTTCTCGTTCGCCGGTTCGAGCGACCTCGTCTCGCAGATCCGCAACGGCGCCCCCGCCGACGTGTTCGCCTCCGCCGACGAGGCGACCATGGCGAAGCTCGCGACGACCGACCTGGCGACGGGGTGGCCCCGCGACTTCGCGACGAACACCCTCGAGATCGCCGTCGCGCCCGGGAACCCCGAGCGCGTCGCGGACCTCCGCGACCTCACCGCGTCCGACCTGCAGGTCGTCACCTGCGCCGCCCCCGTGCCGTGCGGTGCGGCGACGGCGGAGGTCGAGCGGGCCGCGGGCGTCGAGCTCCGACCGGTGAGCGAGGAGCAGTCGGTCACCGACGTCCTCGGCAAGGTCGAGTCCGGGCAGGCCGACGCCGGGCTCGTCTACGTCACCGACGTCGAGGGCTCCGGGGGGAAGGTCGAGGGCGTCAAGTTCGCGGAGTCGTCGGAGGCCGTGAACACGTACCCGATCGGTGTCCTCACGGAGTCCGCGAACCCGGAGACCGCCGCGTCGTTCGCCGCGTTCGTCCGCTCCGACGCCGGACGCAAGGTGCTCACGGACGCCGGCTTCGGCGCACCCTGA
- a CDS encoding HesA/MoeB/ThiF family protein, with protein sequence MTTPDPATPDPAVSDPATPDPAALAARRRSTSRTAALDGAGQVALDALAGARVLVVGAGGLGAPVLTYLAGSGLGRITIVDHDTVDTSNLARQTLFAAADVGRSKAACAADRVRGVDAVVEVVALTERFRPEHVADHDVVVDAADSVEVTRAVSDACAAAGVPFVWGTALGYDGQVSVFHDAAADPVDFHDLHPEALPDEGSCAADGVLPALCGAVGAVMAAQVTALVAGLGEPLLGRVLTVDARRWRWTESVLRRGPGSVRPAPSAVAEPPRIAPAELARRLGDDGAADVAGDRIVLVDVRTEAERATGVIPGSRTPDDLGGSGAVGELVVVCASGKRATAWARQAIADRPAGASSVTVLDGGITAWGQEGHPITS encoded by the coding sequence GTGACCACGCCCGACCCCGCCACGCCCGACCCCGCCGTGTCCGACCCAGCCACGCCCGACCCCGCAGCGCTCGCCGCCCGGCGGCGGAGCACCTCGCGCACGGCCGCGCTCGACGGTGCCGGGCAGGTGGCGCTCGACGCGCTCGCCGGCGCCCGGGTCCTCGTCGTCGGAGCGGGCGGGCTCGGCGCACCCGTCCTGACGTACCTGGCTGGCTCCGGGCTCGGCCGGATCACGATCGTCGACCACGACACGGTGGACACGTCGAACCTGGCGCGACAGACGCTGTTCGCTGCCGCCGACGTGGGGCGCTCGAAGGCGGCGTGCGCAGCCGACCGGGTGCGCGGCGTCGACGCCGTCGTCGAGGTCGTCGCCCTGACCGAGCGCTTCCGCCCCGAGCACGTCGCCGACCACGACGTGGTGGTCGACGCGGCGGACAGCGTCGAGGTCACCCGTGCCGTCTCCGACGCGTGCGCCGCGGCGGGCGTGCCCTTCGTCTGGGGCACCGCGCTCGGCTACGACGGACAGGTCTCGGTCTTCCACGACGCCGCCGCCGACCCGGTCGACTTCCACGACCTCCACCCCGAGGCGCTGCCGGACGAGGGCTCCTGCGCCGCGGACGGCGTGCTGCCCGCCCTGTGCGGCGCGGTGGGCGCGGTGATGGCGGCGCAGGTCACCGCCCTGGTCGCCGGGCTCGGCGAGCCGCTGCTCGGCCGGGTGCTCACGGTGGACGCCCGTCGGTGGCGCTGGACCGAGAGCGTCCTGCGTCGCGGCCCGGGATCGGTCCGTCCCGCGCCGTCGGCGGTCGCGGAGCCGCCGCGGATCGCCCCCGCCGAGCTGGCACGACGACTCGGTGACGACGGTGCGGCCGACGTCGCCGGCGACCGGATCGTCCTCGTCGACGTCCGGACCGAGGCGGAGCGCGCGACCGGGGTGATCCCGGGCTCGCGGACCCCGGACGACCTCGGCGGCTCCGGGGCGGTCGGCGAACTGGTCGTCGTGTGCGCGTCCGGGAAGCGCGCCACCGCCTGGGCACGACAGGCCATCGCGGACCGTCCGGCGGGGGCGTCGTCCGTCACGGTCCTCGACGGCGGGATCACCGCATGGGGTCAGGAGGGCCACCCGATCACCTCCTGA
- a CDS encoding TOBE domain-containing protein — MTTLRIRDAARYLGVSDDTVRRLVDAGTLPRSEDPSGRTVVEGRDLAAYVRGRDAGLDDPSGVRSSARNRFVGIVTDLVVEGVVAQVELQAGPNRVVSLMTAEAVRDLGLEVGSVAVASVKATMVTVEVPEQPERAR, encoded by the coding sequence ATGACGACACTCCGCATCCGAGACGCCGCGCGGTACCTGGGCGTCAGCGACGACACCGTCCGGCGCCTGGTCGACGCCGGCACGCTGCCCCGTTCCGAGGACCCGTCCGGCCGCACGGTGGTCGAGGGGCGGGACCTCGCCGCGTACGTCCGCGGTCGTGACGCCGGGCTCGACGACCCGTCCGGTGTCCGCAGCTCGGCGCGGAACCGCTTCGTCGGCATCGTCACCGACCTGGTCGTCGAGGGGGTGGTCGCCCAGGTGGAGCTGCAGGCCGGCCCGAACCGAGTGGTGTCCCTGATGACCGCCGAGGCCGTCCGCGACCTCGGGCTCGAGGTCGGTTCCGTCGCGGTCGCGTCCGTCAAGGCCACGATGGTCACCGTCGAGGTGCCGGAGCAGCCGGAGCGCGCACGGTGA
- a CDS encoding glycosyltransferase family 39 protein, producing the protein MTAPQTGTIHVPASAGVAPVRTRLRSASTALRVAAVRTPELTVGALGVVTGALFAWVPSLWYDEAATVTSATRSWPQLWAELHNVDAVHGLYYALIHAWFWLVGYTPFTLRFPSALAIGVTAGLVVALGRRLGGRRLGIVAGLVFLAIPRVQWAGSEGRPYATVTTLAVALTLVGITAVRRTRSGATRASSIRWWVAYGLLALLAVCFNVYLALAVVAHAAALAWTWLAERRSRTWTRRSDAGDPLVGRVVLVRWVVAAAAAALLASPLVLEVTEQSKQVAWISGITQRTPRQVFATSWFGGIDSYAAVAWTLLVIGVVVSLVAAHRRVPTVRALLRAQAVRIALPLALLPTGALLAATALGKHLYSPKYASLSMPFVALLIALAITALRRKALIAALLAVFLVISVPSAIDVKTPRSKQESTWANAASIIAAERGANTGANEGVVFGSVYGHPTSTAEIIRVSYPWAFTGMTDLGIRKNGAETGVLWNENGDLASTIPARLGDIDTVWFVGGTPKARNIQPETTEVLAEHGFHVEQKWRTGRVVITEFVRD; encoded by the coding sequence GTGACTGCACCACAGACCGGCACCATCCACGTCCCCGCCTCCGCCGGGGTCGCGCCGGTCCGTACCCGCCTGCGGTCCGCGTCCACGGCCCTGCGTGTCGCAGCAGTCCGGACCCCCGAACTCACCGTGGGTGCGCTCGGCGTCGTCACGGGCGCGCTCTTCGCCTGGGTCCCCTCGCTCTGGTACGACGAGGCCGCGACGGTCACCAGCGCCACGCGCAGCTGGCCGCAGCTCTGGGCCGAACTCCACAACGTGGACGCCGTGCACGGCCTGTACTACGCACTCATCCACGCCTGGTTCTGGCTCGTGGGGTACACGCCGTTCACCCTCCGCTTCCCGAGCGCACTCGCCATCGGCGTCACCGCCGGGCTCGTCGTCGCACTCGGACGCCGCCTGGGTGGTCGTCGGCTCGGCATCGTCGCCGGTCTCGTGTTCCTCGCGATCCCCCGCGTGCAGTGGGCCGGGTCCGAGGGCCGCCCCTACGCGACCGTCACGACCCTGGCCGTCGCACTGACGCTCGTCGGCATCACGGCCGTCCGACGCACCCGGTCCGGGGCGACGAGGGCGTCGAGCATCCGCTGGTGGGTCGCCTACGGGCTGCTCGCGCTCCTGGCCGTCTGCTTCAACGTGTACCTCGCGCTCGCCGTGGTCGCACACGCGGCGGCCCTGGCCTGGACGTGGCTGGCCGAGCGCCGGTCGCGTACGTGGACCCGGCGGTCGGACGCCGGTGACCCGCTCGTGGGCCGTGTCGTCCTCGTCCGCTGGGTCGTCGCCGCCGCAGCTGCCGCGCTCCTCGCGTCGCCGCTCGTGCTCGAGGTCACGGAGCAGTCCAAGCAGGTCGCGTGGATCTCGGGCATCACGCAGCGCACCCCGCGCCAGGTGTTCGCCACCTCGTGGTTCGGCGGGATCGACTCGTACGCCGCGGTCGCGTGGACGCTCCTCGTCATCGGTGTCGTCGTGTCCCTGGTCGCCGCGCACCGCCGCGTCCCCACCGTCCGCGCGCTCCTCCGGGCACAGGCGGTCCGGATCGCCCTGCCGCTGGCACTGCTGCCGACCGGGGCACTGCTCGCCGCGACGGCACTCGGCAAGCACCTCTACTCCCCCAAGTACGCATCGCTGAGCATGCCGTTCGTCGCGCTCCTCATCGCGCTCGCGATCACCGCCCTGCGGCGGAAGGCCCTGATCGCCGCGCTGCTCGCGGTCTTCCTCGTCATCAGTGTCCCGAGCGCGATCGACGTCAAGACGCCCCGGTCGAAGCAGGAGTCGACCTGGGCGAACGCCGCGTCGATCATCGCCGCCGAGCGTGGGGCGAACACCGGCGCCAACGAGGGCGTCGTCTTCGGCAGCGTCTACGGGCACCCGACGTCCACCGCGGAGATCATCCGCGTCTCCTACCCCTGGGCGTTCACCGGGATGACCGACCTGGGCATCCGGAAGAACGGCGCCGAGACGGGCGTGCTCTGGAACGAGAACGGCGACCTGGCGTCGACGATCCCGGCACGCCTCGGTGACATCGACACCGTGTGGTTCGTCGGCGGCACCCCGAAGGCCCGCAACATCCAGCCGGAGACGACCGAGGTGCTCGCCGAGCACGGCTTCCACGTCGAGCAGAAGTGGCGGACCGGTCGGGTCGTCATCACGGAGTTCGTCCGCGACTGA
- a CDS encoding 4-(cytidine 5'-diphospho)-2-C-methyl-D-erythritol kinase, which yields MTSLAAPTRVRVRAPGKINVFLSVGALQDDGYHDVATAYQAVSLYEDVTAEAADDFSVRFTGPIDTSAVPTDDSNLAIRAARLVAEAAGHRGGVRLTIDKQVPVAGGMGGGSADAAATLLACDTLWGTALGRDELLRLAARLGADVPFAFAGGTAVGTGRGDELSPALAKGEFHWVLALSEDGLSTPAVYRALDEHRERYRADIRPAPTTPVVEANVLQALRAGDADLLADCLHNDLQAPAMRLQPGLAATIEVGEKAGALAGIVSGSGPTVAFLVADRDAALEVQVELSASGLVALRATGPVHGARVVH from the coding sequence ATGACCTCGCTGGCCGCACCGACCCGCGTGCGGGTGCGCGCTCCCGGCAAGATCAACGTGTTCCTGTCCGTCGGCGCGCTGCAGGACGACGGCTACCACGACGTGGCGACCGCGTACCAGGCGGTGTCGCTGTACGAGGACGTCACCGCGGAAGCGGCCGACGACTTCTCCGTGCGCTTCACGGGACCGATCGACACCAGTGCGGTCCCGACCGACGACTCGAACCTGGCGATCCGCGCCGCGCGTCTCGTGGCCGAGGCCGCCGGGCACCGGGGCGGCGTCCGGCTCACCATCGACAAGCAGGTCCCCGTCGCCGGCGGGATGGGCGGGGGATCGGCCGACGCCGCGGCGACCCTGCTCGCGTGCGACACCCTCTGGGGCACCGCCCTCGGGCGGGACGAGCTGCTGCGGCTCGCGGCCCGACTCGGCGCGGACGTCCCGTTCGCCTTCGCCGGCGGCACCGCCGTGGGGACGGGTCGCGGTGACGAGCTGAGCCCGGCGCTCGCCAAGGGGGAGTTCCACTGGGTCCTCGCGCTCAGCGAGGACGGTCTCTCCACCCCTGCTGTCTACCGGGCGCTCGACGAGCACCGGGAGCGCTACCGGGCCGACATCCGCCCGGCTCCCACGACCCCCGTCGTCGAGGCGAACGTGCTCCAGGCGCTCCGTGCCGGCGACGCGGACCTGCTCGCGGACTGCCTGCACAACGACCTGCAAGCACCCGCGATGCGGCTGCAGCCGGGGCTCGCGGCGACGATCGAGGTGGGGGAGAAGGCCGGCGCGCTCGCGGGCATCGTCTCGGGGAGCGGCCCGACGGTCGCGTTCCTGGTCGCCGACCGCGATGCTGCGCTCGAGGTGCAGGTCGAGCTCAGCGCCTCCGGGCTCGTCGCGCTCCGGGCGACCGGCCCGGTGCACGGTGCCCGCGTCGTGCACTGA